A part of Saimiri boliviensis isolate mSaiBol1 chromosome 13, mSaiBol1.pri, whole genome shotgun sequence genomic DNA contains:
- the MBD1 gene encoding methyl-CpG-binding domain protein 1 isoform X27, with protein sequence MGGFRLRTGRNGAQNSDRLLLLPVASMAEDWLDCPALGPGWKRREVFRKSGATCGRSDTYYQSPTGDRIRSKVELTRYLGPACDLSLFDFKQGILCYPAPKAHSVAVTSKKRKKPSRPSKTRKHQVGPQGGEVRKRQVGPQSGEIRKEAPKDETKADTVTVPASFPAPGCCENCGISFSGDSTQRQRLKTLCKDCRAQRIAFNREQRMFKRVGCGECAACQVTEDCGACSTCLLQLPHDVASGLFCKCERRRCLRIVERSRGCGVCRGCQTQEDCGRCRICLRPPRPGLRRQWKCVQRRCLRHLAHRLRRRHQRCQRRTPLTVAPPTGKHGRRRGACDSKMAARRRPSAQPLPPPPPSQPPEPTEPHPRALAPSPPAEFIYYCVDEDELKRLLPSVWSESEDGAGSPPPYRRRKRPSSAQRHHLGPTLKPTLDTRTARPDRTQAPSKQEAGGGFVLPPPGTDLVFLREGASSPVQVPGPVAASTEARLQEAQCSGLSWVVALPQVKQEKADTQDEWTPGTAVLTSPVLVPGCPSKAVDPGLPSVKQEPPDPEEDKEENKDDSASKLAPEEEAGGAGTPVITEIFSLGGTRFRDTAVWLPSLQGRHSGREDGCKMWETKDTVETTSTSWNRRGWPGTHVSLSPPPASVMWVSCRRSWCPSSQS encoded by the exons ATGGGGGGATTTAGGCTCAGGACGGGAAGGAATGGAGCGCAGAACTCTGACAG GCTACTGCTGCTTCCCGTGGCCTCCATGGCTGAGGACTGGCTGGACTGCCCAGCCCTGGGCCCTGGCTGGAAGCGCCGTGAAGTCTTTCGCAAGTCAGGGGCTACCTGTGGACGCTCAGACACCTATTACCAGAG CCCCACAGGAGACAGGATCCGAAGCAAAGTCGAGCTGACTCGATACCTGGGCCCTGCGTGTGATCTCTCCCTCTTCGACTTCAAACAAGGCATCTTGTGTTATCCAGCCCCCAAG GCCCATTCTGTGGCTGTCACCAGCAAGAAGCGAAAGAAGCCTTCCAGACCATCCAAGACTCGAAAACATCAGGTTGGACCCCAGGGTGGTGAGGTCAGGAAACGTCAGGTTGGACCCCAGAGTGGTGAGATCAGGAAAGAGGCCCCAAAGGATGAGACCAAGGCTGACACTGTCACAGTCCCAGCTTCATTCCCTGCTCCTGG ATGCTGTGAGAACTGTGGAATCAGCTTCTCAGGGGATAGCACCCAAAGACAGCGGCTCAAAACATTGTGCAAAGACTGCCGAG CACAGAGAATTGCGTTCAACAGGGAACAGAGAATGTTTAAG CGTGTGGGCTGTGGGGAGTGTGCAGCCTGCCAGGTAACAGAAGACTGTGGGGCCTGCTCCACCTGCCTCCTGCAGCTGCCCCATGATGTGGCATCGGGGCTGTTCTGCAAGTGTGAGCGGAGACGCTGCCTCCGGATTGTGGAAAGG AGCCGAGGGTGTGGAGTATGCCGGGGCTGTCAGACCCAAGAGGACTGTGGCCGTTGCCGCATCTGCCTTCGCCCTCCCCGCCCTGGTCTCAGGCGCCAGTGGAAATGTGTCCAGCGACGTTGCCTACGG CACCTTGCTCACCGCCTGCGTCGCCGTCATCAGAGATGTCAGCGACGCACTCCCCTGACTGTGGCTCCCCCCACT GGTAAACATGGCCGCCGCAGGGGAGCCTGTGACTCCAAGATGGCTGCCAGGCGGCGTCCCAGTGCCCAGCCAttgcctccacctccaccatcacAGCCCCCCGAGCCCACAGAGCCG CACCCCAGAGCCCTGGCCCCCTCGCCACCTGCCGAGTTCATCTATTACTGTGTAGACGAGGACGAGCTA AAGCGGCTGCTGCCCAGTGTCTGGTCAGAGTCTGAGGATGGGGCAGGATCGCCTCCACCTTACCGTCGTCGAAAGAGGCCCAGCTCTGCCCAACGGCACCATCTTGGCCCTACCTTGAAGCCCACCTTGGATACACGCACAGCCCGACCAGACCGTACCCAGGCTCCATCGAAGCAGGAAGCAGGTGGTGGCTTTGTGCTGCCTCCGCCTGGCACTGACCTTGTGTTTTTACGGGAGGGCGCAAGCAGTCCTGTGCAGGTGCCGGGCCCTGTTGCAGCTTCCACGGAAGCCCGGTTGCAG GAGGCCCAGTGCTCTGGCCTGAGTTGGGTTGTGGCCTTACCCCAGGTGAAGCAAGAGAAGGCGGATACCCAGGACGAGTGGACACCAGGCACAGCTGTCCTGACTTCTCCCGTATTGGTGCCTGGCTGCCCTAGCAAG GCAGTAGACCCAGGCCTGCCATCTGTGAAGCAAGAGCCACCTGACCCTGAGGAGGACAAGGAGGAGAACAAGGATGACTCTGCCTCCAAATTGGCcccagaggaggaggcaggaggggctggcACACCCGTG ATCACGGAGATTTTCAGCCTGGGTGGAACCCGCTTCCGAGACACAGCGGTCTGGTTGCCAAG
- the MBD1 gene encoding methyl-CpG-binding domain protein 1 isoform X31: MGGFRLRTGRNGAQNSDRLLLLPVASMAEDWLDCPALGPGWKRREVFRKSGATCGRSDTYYQSPTGDRIRSKVELTRYLGPACDLSLFDFKQGILCYPAPKAHSVAVTSKKRKKPSRPSKTRKHQVGPQGGEVRKRQVGPQSGEIRKEAPKDETKADTVTVPASFPAPGCCENCGISFSGDSTQRQRLKTLCKDCRAQRIAFNREQRMFKRVGCGECAACQVTEDCGACSTCLLQLPHDVASGLFCKCERRRCLRIVERSRGCGVCRGCQTQEDCGRCRICLRPPRPGLRRQWKCVQRRCLRGKHGRRRGACDSKMAARRRPSAQPLPPPPPSQPPEPTEPQPYTNRRQNRKCGACAACLRRMDCGRCDFCCDKPKFGGSNQKRQKCRWRQCLQFAMKRLLPSVWSESEDGAGSPPPYRRRKRPSSAQRHHLGPTLKPTLDTRTARPDRTQAPSKQEAGGGFVLPPPGTDLVFLREGASSPVQVPGPVAASTEARLQEAQCSGLSWVVALPQVKQEKADTQDEWTPGTAVLTSPVLVPGCPSKAVDPGLPSVKQEPPDPEEDKEENKDDSASKLAPEEEAGGAGTPVITEIFSLGGTRFRDTAVWLPRGGTREGKMDVKCGRPRTQWRRQARAGTDEDGLEPMSVSLHLQLR; encoded by the exons ATGGGGGGATTTAGGCTCAGGACGGGAAGGAATGGAGCGCAGAACTCTGACAG GCTACTGCTGCTTCCCGTGGCCTCCATGGCTGAGGACTGGCTGGACTGCCCAGCCCTGGGCCCTGGCTGGAAGCGCCGTGAAGTCTTTCGCAAGTCAGGGGCTACCTGTGGACGCTCAGACACCTATTACCAGAG CCCCACAGGAGACAGGATCCGAAGCAAAGTCGAGCTGACTCGATACCTGGGCCCTGCGTGTGATCTCTCCCTCTTCGACTTCAAACAAGGCATCTTGTGTTATCCAGCCCCCAAG GCCCATTCTGTGGCTGTCACCAGCAAGAAGCGAAAGAAGCCTTCCAGACCATCCAAGACTCGAAAACATCAGGTTGGACCCCAGGGTGGTGAGGTCAGGAAACGTCAGGTTGGACCCCAGAGTGGTGAGATCAGGAAAGAGGCCCCAAAGGATGAGACCAAGGCTGACACTGTCACAGTCCCAGCTTCATTCCCTGCTCCTGG ATGCTGTGAGAACTGTGGAATCAGCTTCTCAGGGGATAGCACCCAAAGACAGCGGCTCAAAACATTGTGCAAAGACTGCCGAG CACAGAGAATTGCGTTCAACAGGGAACAGAGAATGTTTAAG CGTGTGGGCTGTGGGGAGTGTGCAGCCTGCCAGGTAACAGAAGACTGTGGGGCCTGCTCCACCTGCCTCCTGCAGCTGCCCCATGATGTGGCATCGGGGCTGTTCTGCAAGTGTGAGCGGAGACGCTGCCTCCGGATTGTGGAAAGG AGCCGAGGGTGTGGAGTATGCCGGGGCTGTCAGACCCAAGAGGACTGTGGCCGTTGCCGCATCTGCCTTCGCCCTCCCCGCCCTGGTCTCAGGCGCCAGTGGAAATGTGTCCAGCGACGTTGCCTACGG GGTAAACATGGCCGCCGCAGGGGAGCCTGTGACTCCAAGATGGCTGCCAGGCGGCGTCCCAGTGCCCAGCCAttgcctccacctccaccatcacAGCCCCCCGAGCCCACAGAGCCG cagcCCTACACGAACCGCCGGCAGAACCGCAAGTGCGGGGCCTGTGCAGCCTGCCTACGGCGGATGGACTGTGGCCGCTGCGACTTCTGCTGCGACAAGCCCAAATTCGGGGGCAGCAACCAGAAGCGCCAGAAGTGTCGTTGGCGCCAATGCCTGCAGTTTGCCATG AAGCGGCTGCTGCCCAGTGTCTGGTCAGAGTCTGAGGATGGGGCAGGATCGCCTCCACCTTACCGTCGTCGAAAGAGGCCCAGCTCTGCCCAACGGCACCATCTTGGCCCTACCTTGAAGCCCACCTTGGATACACGCACAGCCCGACCAGACCGTACCCAGGCTCCATCGAAGCAGGAAGCAGGTGGTGGCTTTGTGCTGCCTCCGCCTGGCACTGACCTTGTGTTTTTACGGGAGGGCGCAAGCAGTCCTGTGCAGGTGCCGGGCCCTGTTGCAGCTTCCACGGAAGCCCGGTTGCAG GAGGCCCAGTGCTCTGGCCTGAGTTGGGTTGTGGCCTTACCCCAGGTGAAGCAAGAGAAGGCGGATACCCAGGACGAGTGGACACCAGGCACAGCTGTCCTGACTTCTCCCGTATTGGTGCCTGGCTGCCCTAGCAAG GCAGTAGACCCAGGCCTGCCATCTGTGAAGCAAGAGCCACCTGACCCTGAGGAGGACAAGGAGGAGAACAAGGATGACTCTGCCTCCAAATTGGCcccagaggaggaggcaggaggggctggcACACCCGTG ATCACGGAGATTTTCAGCCTGGGTGGAACCCGCTTCCGAGACACAGCGGTCTGGTTGCCAAG
- the MBD1 gene encoding methyl-CpG-binding domain protein 1 isoform X42, whose amino-acid sequence MGGFRLRTGRNGAQNSDRLLLLPVASMAEDWLDCPALGPGWKRREVFRKSGATCGRSDTYYQSPTGDRIRSKVELTRYLGPACDLSLFDFKQGILCYPAPKAHSVAVTSKKRKKPSRPSKTRKHQVGPQGGEVRKRQVGPQSGEIRKEAPKDETKADTVTVPASFPAPGCCENCGISFSGDSTQRQRLKTLCKDCRAQRIAFNREQRMFKRVGCGECAACQVTEDCGACSTCLLQLPHDVASGLFCKCERRRCLRIVERSRGCGVCRGCQTQEDCGRCRICLRPPRPGLRRQWKCVQRRCLRGKHGRRRGACDSKMAARRRPSAQPLPPPPPSQPPEPTEPHPRALAPSPPAEFIYYCVDEDELKRLLPSVWSESEDGAGSPPPYRRRKRPSSAQRHHLGPTLKPTLDTRTARPDRTQAPSKQEAGGGFVLPPPGTDLVFLREGASSPVQVPGPVAASTEARLQEAQCSGLSWVVALPQVKQEKADTQDEWTPGTAVLTSPVLVPGCPSKAVDPGLPSVKQEPPDPEEDKEENKDDSASKLAPEEEAGGAGTPVITEIFSLGGTRFRDTAVWLPRGGTREGKMDVKCGRPRTQWRRQARAGTDEDGLEPMSVSLHLQLR is encoded by the exons ATGGGGGGATTTAGGCTCAGGACGGGAAGGAATGGAGCGCAGAACTCTGACAG GCTACTGCTGCTTCCCGTGGCCTCCATGGCTGAGGACTGGCTGGACTGCCCAGCCCTGGGCCCTGGCTGGAAGCGCCGTGAAGTCTTTCGCAAGTCAGGGGCTACCTGTGGACGCTCAGACACCTATTACCAGAG CCCCACAGGAGACAGGATCCGAAGCAAAGTCGAGCTGACTCGATACCTGGGCCCTGCGTGTGATCTCTCCCTCTTCGACTTCAAACAAGGCATCTTGTGTTATCCAGCCCCCAAG GCCCATTCTGTGGCTGTCACCAGCAAGAAGCGAAAGAAGCCTTCCAGACCATCCAAGACTCGAAAACATCAGGTTGGACCCCAGGGTGGTGAGGTCAGGAAACGTCAGGTTGGACCCCAGAGTGGTGAGATCAGGAAAGAGGCCCCAAAGGATGAGACCAAGGCTGACACTGTCACAGTCCCAGCTTCATTCCCTGCTCCTGG ATGCTGTGAGAACTGTGGAATCAGCTTCTCAGGGGATAGCACCCAAAGACAGCGGCTCAAAACATTGTGCAAAGACTGCCGAG CACAGAGAATTGCGTTCAACAGGGAACAGAGAATGTTTAAG CGTGTGGGCTGTGGGGAGTGTGCAGCCTGCCAGGTAACAGAAGACTGTGGGGCCTGCTCCACCTGCCTCCTGCAGCTGCCCCATGATGTGGCATCGGGGCTGTTCTGCAAGTGTGAGCGGAGACGCTGCCTCCGGATTGTGGAAAGG AGCCGAGGGTGTGGAGTATGCCGGGGCTGTCAGACCCAAGAGGACTGTGGCCGTTGCCGCATCTGCCTTCGCCCTCCCCGCCCTGGTCTCAGGCGCCAGTGGAAATGTGTCCAGCGACGTTGCCTACGG GGTAAACATGGCCGCCGCAGGGGAGCCTGTGACTCCAAGATGGCTGCCAGGCGGCGTCCCAGTGCCCAGCCAttgcctccacctccaccatcacAGCCCCCCGAGCCCACAGAGCCG CACCCCAGAGCCCTGGCCCCCTCGCCACCTGCCGAGTTCATCTATTACTGTGTAGACGAGGACGAGCTA AAGCGGCTGCTGCCCAGTGTCTGGTCAGAGTCTGAGGATGGGGCAGGATCGCCTCCACCTTACCGTCGTCGAAAGAGGCCCAGCTCTGCCCAACGGCACCATCTTGGCCCTACCTTGAAGCCCACCTTGGATACACGCACAGCCCGACCAGACCGTACCCAGGCTCCATCGAAGCAGGAAGCAGGTGGTGGCTTTGTGCTGCCTCCGCCTGGCACTGACCTTGTGTTTTTACGGGAGGGCGCAAGCAGTCCTGTGCAGGTGCCGGGCCCTGTTGCAGCTTCCACGGAAGCCCGGTTGCAG GAGGCCCAGTGCTCTGGCCTGAGTTGGGTTGTGGCCTTACCCCAGGTGAAGCAAGAGAAGGCGGATACCCAGGACGAGTGGACACCAGGCACAGCTGTCCTGACTTCTCCCGTATTGGTGCCTGGCTGCCCTAGCAAG GCAGTAGACCCAGGCCTGCCATCTGTGAAGCAAGAGCCACCTGACCCTGAGGAGGACAAGGAGGAGAACAAGGATGACTCTGCCTCCAAATTGGCcccagaggaggaggcaggaggggctggcACACCCGTG ATCACGGAGATTTTCAGCCTGGGTGGAACCCGCTTCCGAGACACAGCGGTCTGGTTGCCAAG